Proteins encoded in a region of the Methylosinus trichosporium OB3b genome:
- the gyrB gene encoding DNA topoisomerase (ATP-hydrolyzing) subunit B: MSNDADDAVPTPEYGADSIKVLRGLDAVRKRPGMYIGDTDDGTGLHHMVYEVVDNAIDEALAGHASLVTVTLDADGSCTVTDNGRGVPTGIHKEEGVSAAEVIMTQLHAGGKFDQNSYKVSGGLHGVGVSVVNALSVWLKLRIWQDGREHFMEFANGDAVAPLAVVGDAPIEDGKPKRGTQVTFLPSLKTFKTVVEFDYATIEHRLRELAFLNSGVRIVLTDARHAEQKREELYYEGGLEAFVRYLDRAKTPLIAQPIMIHGQREHINVEVALWWNDSYHENVLVFTNNIPQRDGGTHLAGFRAGLTRQITGYAERSGLAKREKVDLTGDDCREGLTCVVSVKVPDPKFSSQTKDKLVSSEVRPAVENIVNELLDQWLEEHPQEAKAVVSKVCEAAVAREAARKARELTRRKGALDVANLPGKLADCQERDPAKAELFIVEGDSAGGTAKQGRNREFQAVLPLRGKILNVERARFDKMLSSEQIGTLITALGTGIGRDEFNADKLRYHKIIIMTDADVDGAHIRTLILTFFYRQMPQLIERGHVFIAQAPLYKVTKAKSTQYLKDERALEDYLIDSVLDGAVLRCGTGEERAGKDLRQALEDARSFRTIMNGLHSRYDRSVVEQTALAGALQAPPDDAKANDVAERLNAIAEETERGWTGETREGGYVFRRTLRGVAQAVILDAALLASSEARKLQERAESLREIFAGAASLARRGDETPLSGPLALYDATAALGRKGLAIQRYKGLGEMNAEQLWETTLDREVRSLLQVRVKEAVEAEDIFVKLMGDVVEPRREFIQENALNVANLDV, encoded by the coding sequence ATGAGCAATGACGCCGACGACGCCGTCCCGACCCCCGAATATGGCGCGGATTCGATCAAGGTGCTGCGTGGGCTCGACGCCGTGCGCAAGCGTCCGGGCATGTATATCGGCGACACCGACGACGGGACCGGCCTCCATCATATGGTCTATGAGGTGGTCGACAACGCCATCGACGAGGCGCTGGCCGGCCACGCCAGTCTCGTCACGGTGACGCTGGACGCCGACGGCTCCTGCACCGTCACCGACAATGGCCGCGGCGTGCCGACCGGCATCCATAAGGAGGAGGGGGTCTCGGCGGCCGAGGTCATCATGACCCAGCTGCACGCCGGCGGAAAATTCGACCAGAACTCCTATAAGGTCTCGGGCGGCCTGCATGGCGTCGGCGTGTCGGTGGTCAATGCGCTGTCGGTGTGGCTGAAGCTGCGGATCTGGCAGGATGGGCGCGAGCATTTCATGGAGTTCGCCAATGGCGACGCGGTCGCGCCGCTCGCCGTGGTCGGCGACGCGCCGATCGAGGACGGCAAGCCGAAGCGTGGCACGCAGGTGACCTTCCTGCCGTCGCTCAAGACATTCAAAACGGTCGTCGAGTTCGATTATGCGACCATCGAGCATCGGCTGCGCGAGCTGGCCTTTTTGAATTCCGGCGTGCGCATCGTGCTCACCGATGCGCGCCACGCGGAGCAGAAGCGCGAGGAGCTTTACTATGAAGGCGGGCTCGAGGCCTTCGTGCGTTATCTCGATCGCGCCAAGACGCCGCTGATCGCGCAGCCGATCATGATTCACGGCCAGCGCGAGCATATCAATGTCGAAGTCGCTCTGTGGTGGAACGACTCGTACCATGAGAATGTGCTGGTCTTCACCAACAATATTCCGCAGCGCGACGGCGGCACGCATCTCGCGGGCTTTCGCGCCGGGCTGACACGGCAGATCACCGGCTATGCCGAGCGCTCCGGCCTCGCCAAGCGCGAGAAGGTCGATCTCACCGGCGACGATTGCCGCGAGGGTCTGACCTGTGTCGTCTCGGTGAAGGTGCCCGATCCGAAATTCTCCTCGCAGACGAAGGACAAGCTCGTCTCCTCCGAGGTGCGTCCGGCGGTCGAGAATATCGTCAATGAATTGCTCGACCAATGGCTCGAGGAGCATCCGCAGGAGGCGAAAGCCGTCGTCTCCAAGGTCTGCGAGGCGGCGGTGGCGCGCGAGGCGGCGCGCAAGGCGCGCGAGCTGACGCGGCGCAAAGGCGCGCTCGATGTCGCGAACCTGCCCGGCAAGCTCGCCGATTGTCAGGAGCGCGATCCAGCCAAGGCGGAACTGTTCATCGTCGAGGGCGACTCGGCCGGCGGCACCGCCAAGCAGGGCCGCAATCGCGAGTTCCAGGCGGTCTTGCCGCTGCGCGGCAAGATCCTCAATGTCGAGCGCGCGCGCTTCGACAAGATGCTGTCGTCGGAACAGATCGGCACTTTGATCACTGCGCTCGGCACCGGCATCGGCCGTGACGAGTTCAACGCCGACAAGCTGCGCTATCACAAGATCATCATCATGACCGACGCCGACGTCGACGGCGCGCATATTCGCACGCTGATCCTGACCTTCTTCTATCGGCAGATGCCGCAGCTGATCGAGCGCGGCCATGTGTTCATCGCCCAGGCGCCGCTCTACAAGGTGACCAAAGCCAAATCGACGCAATATCTCAAGGACGAGCGCGCGCTCGAGGATTATCTGATCGACTCCGTGCTGGACGGCGCCGTGCTTCGCTGCGGCACTGGCGAGGAGCGCGCGGGCAAGGATCTGCGTCAGGCGCTCGAGGATGCGCGCTCCTTCCGCACCATCATGAACGGGCTGCATTCGCGCTACGACCGCAGCGTCGTCGAGCAGACCGCGCTGGCCGGCGCGCTGCAGGCGCCGCCGGACGACGCCAAGGCGAACGATGTGGCGGAGCGTCTCAATGCGATCGCCGAGGAGACCGAGCGCGGCTGGACCGGCGAAACGCGCGAGGGCGGCTATGTCTTCCGCCGCACTCTGCGCGGCGTCGCGCAAGCGGTGATTTTGGACGCCGCGCTGCTCGCCTCGAGCGAGGCGCGCAAGCTGCAGGAGCGCGCCGAGAGTCTGCGCGAGATTTTCGCCGGCGCCGCCTCGCTGGCGCGGCGCGGCGACGAGACGCCGCTCTCCGGTCCGCTCGCGCTCTATGACGCGACCGCCGCGCTCGGCCGCAAGGGCCTCGCCATCCAGCGCTACAAGGGCCTCGGCGAGATGAACGCCGAGCAGCTGTGGGAGACGACGCTCGACCGCGAGGTGCGCTCGCTGCTGCAGGTGCGGGTGAAGGAGGCCGTGGAGGCCGAGGATATTTTTGTGAAGCTGATGGGCGATGTGGTGGAGCCGCGCCGCGAGTTCATTCAGGAGAACGCGCTGAACGTGGCGAATTTGGATGTGTGA
- a CDS encoding TetR/AcrR family transcriptional regulator, whose product MATARRGEGTASRILDSAEERLCRYGYNGVSFRDIAADVGVKSASVHYFFPTKAALAAAVVRRYADRCGAELGDPAARAPAEAIALLGEMFRRTVVERKRMCLFGMMAAEVGGLPPEVSAEARRFFAETLCWLRAALGDERGAAEAILAAFEGGVLLARAMDDPAMLEKVAARLSVNAWPRA is encoded by the coding sequence ATGGCCACGGCGCGACGCGGGGAGGGGACGGCTTCGAGAATTCTCGACAGCGCCGAGGAGCGTCTGTGCCGCTACGGCTATAATGGCGTGAGCTTCCGCGACATCGCCGCCGATGTCGGCGTCAAGAGCGCCAGCGTTCATTATTTCTTCCCGACGAAAGCGGCGCTCGCCGCCGCGGTCGTGCGGCGCTACGCCGATCGCTGCGGCGCGGAGCTCGGCGATCCGGCCGCGCGGGCTCCGGCGGAGGCGATCGCTCTGCTCGGCGAGATGTTCCGCCGCACGGTGGTCGAGCGAAAGCGCATGTGCCTTTTCGGTATGATGGCGGCGGAGGTCGGCGGGCTGCCGCCCGAGGTGAGCGCCGAGGCGCGGCGATTCTTCGCCGAGACTCTTTGTTGGCTGCGCGCCGCGCTCGGTGACGAGCGCGGCGCGGCCGAGGCGATCCTCGCCGCTTTCGAAGGCGGCGTTCTGCTCGCCCGCGCCATGGACGATCCCGCCATGTTGGAGAAGGTCGCGGCGCGCCTCTCCGTGAACGCTTGGCCACGCGCCTGA
- the ccrA gene encoding crotonyl-CoA carboxylase/reductase, giving the protein MTELKDLYDIGEIPPLGHVPAKMHAWVVRKERHGPPEEAMQLEVVPTWELDSHDVLVLVMAAGVNYNGVWAALGQPISVLDAHKQPYHIAGSDASGIVWAVGSKVKRWKIGDEVVVHCNQDDGDDEECNGGDPMFSASQRIWGYETPDGSFGQFCRVQDRQLMERPKHLTWEESACYTLTLATAYRMLFGHEPHRLKPSDNVLIWGASGGLGVFGVQLCAAAGANAIGVISDESKRDYVLSLGAKGVINRKDFKGCWGQLPTVNSPEFNDWSKAARNFGKAIWDITGKKDVDIVFEHPGEQTFPLSCMVVKRGGMVVFCAGTTGFNLTFDARYVWMRQKRIQGSHFAHLKQAAAANRFVIDRRVDPCMSEVFPWAKIPLAHTKMWKNEHAPGNMSVLVNAPTTGLRTLEEVIEAGRT; this is encoded by the coding sequence TTGACCGAACTGAAAGACCTCTACGACATCGGCGAGATCCCGCCGCTCGGGCACGTGCCCGCCAAGATGCACGCCTGGGTCGTCCGCAAGGAGCGGCACGGGCCGCCGGAAGAGGCCATGCAGCTCGAGGTCGTGCCGACCTGGGAGCTCGACAGCCATGACGTGCTGGTGCTGGTGATGGCGGCCGGCGTCAACTACAATGGCGTCTGGGCGGCGCTCGGCCAGCCGATCTCGGTGCTCGACGCCCATAAGCAGCCCTATCACATCGCCGGCTCCGACGCTTCCGGCATCGTCTGGGCGGTCGGCTCCAAGGTCAAGCGCTGGAAAATCGGCGACGAGGTCGTCGTCCACTGCAACCAGGATGACGGGGACGACGAGGAGTGCAATGGCGGCGACCCGATGTTCTCCGCCTCGCAGCGCATCTGGGGCTATGAGACGCCGGACGGCTCCTTCGGCCAGTTCTGCCGCGTGCAGGACCGCCAGCTCATGGAGCGGCCGAAACATCTCACCTGGGAGGAGTCGGCCTGCTACACGCTGACCCTCGCCACCGCCTATCGCATGCTGTTCGGCCATGAGCCGCACCGGCTGAAGCCGAGCGACAATGTGCTGATCTGGGGCGCCTCGGGCGGTCTCGGCGTGTTCGGCGTGCAGCTCTGCGCCGCCGCCGGCGCCAACGCCATCGGCGTGATCTCGGACGAGAGCAAGCGCGACTATGTGCTCTCGCTCGGCGCCAAGGGCGTCATCAACCGCAAGGATTTCAAGGGCTGCTGGGGCCAGCTGCCGACCGTGAACTCGCCCGAGTTCAACGACTGGTCGAAGGCCGCCCGCAATTTCGGCAAGGCGATCTGGGACATCACCGGCAAGAAGGACGTCGACATCGTCTTCGAGCATCCCGGCGAGCAGACCTTCCCGCTCTCCTGCATGGTGGTGAAGCGCGGCGGCATGGTGGTGTTCTGCGCCGGCACCACCGGCTTCAACCTCACCTTCGACGCCCGCTATGTGTGGATGCGCCAGAAGCGCATCCAGGGCTCGCATTTCGCGCATCTGAAGCAGGCGGCCGCGGCCAATCGCTTCGTGATCGACCGAAGGGTCGACCCCTGCATGTCGGAGGTCTTCCCCTGGGCCAAGATTCCGCTCGCCCACACCAAAATGTGGAAGAACGAGCACGCCCCCGGCAATATGTCCGTTCTGGTCAATGCGCCGACCACGGGCCTGCGCACGCTCGAGGAAGTGATCGAGGCCGGCCGAACGTGA
- a CDS encoding carboxymuconolactone decarboxylase family protein: protein MYEMKNLKALGKIGAAAPAAMEAYRKFDEAALADGAIPKKYKELIALAVAMTTQCPYCLEVHRKHALAAGATEAELAEAIFVAAALRAGAAVTHGTHVVTE, encoded by the coding sequence ATGTACGAGATGAAAAATCTGAAAGCGCTCGGCAAGATCGGCGCGGCGGCCCCGGCCGCCATGGAAGCCTATCGCAAATTCGACGAGGCGGCGCTGGCCGACGGCGCTATTCCAAAGAAATACAAGGAGCTGATCGCGCTGGCCGTGGCGATGACGACGCAATGCCCCTATTGCCTCGAGGTGCATCGCAAGCATGCGCTCGCGGCCGGCGCGACCGAGGCCGAGCTCGCCGAGGCGATCTTCGTCGCCGCGGCGCTTCGGGCCGGCGCCGCAGTCACGCATGGGACGCATGTCGTGACCGAGTGA
- a CDS encoding DUF3806 domain-containing protein produces the protein MALSESIRELNADENSFFDFWRAQLRQMLPEQERSIIDSTTGKLTVIQLVLEHATAEEHELLQGLGVLFGDALADELGLRWVVTTDHFGTAPVVIRPGTSLKIGAFSMIEKRVVNGDVPIEVGVLFEAIRDQANQLLLSKEAALWPSV, from the coding sequence ATGGCTTTAAGCGAGAGTATCAGAGAGCTGAATGCGGATGAGAATAGTTTTTTTGATTTCTGGCGTGCACAGCTTCGGCAAATGCTCCCTGAGCAAGAGCGGAGCATCATCGATAGCACTACAGGAAAACTTACAGTAATTCAACTTGTACTTGAACACGCTACGGCGGAAGAGCATGAGCTGCTTCAGGGCTTGGGTGTTCTCTTCGGAGACGCGCTAGCCGACGAACTCGGCCTGCGATGGGTCGTAACAACCGATCACTTTGGAACAGCGCCGGTCGTAATTCGACCCGGGACCTCGTTGAAGATCGGAGCCTTTTCTATGATCGAAAAGCGCGTAGTGAATGGAGACGTTCCCATCGAAGTTGGCGTTCTCTTCGAGGCTATCCGCGATCAAGCAAATCAGCTCCTGCTCTCGAAAGAAGCAGCTTTGTGGCCGTCCGTTTGA